The Bacillus sp. Y1 genome includes the window AACGCAATAAGAGAGGGGTTTGACGTTGCCCTAAATGATCTATCTCTTCTAGCTAATTCAAAGTCACGTCCACATTTTACGACTGTTAGTAAAATTGCTGTAAATGAATACTTGCATCAAAGCGAGCTTTCATTGAATTCATTATTAGCGGTCCCACATGCATTAAGTAAGAATGCTATAAACAGCATTGGATGGAAGAACCTCGCAGATCCAATTTTAGCCCAAGCTATTGCTGTCGCGAAAGGGTTACGTATTTGCGCACCGACCACTGTTGATGTAATTACCACAAATAGAATAAGACCTATCCATGTACAGTTAGATGAAAGATCAGGATTTGCCAAAACTACAAGTCGGATAATAGGTGATCATTTAAGAGCAATCAGATATATAGTGGATACCTATGGTCCTCGTGGTGCTTTTAAAAGTAGTACAAAAAACCGTCAAAAATTGTACAAGTTAATCTCACCAAAATCTAAGAAAGATATAAAATATAGTGCCGTTATTATGTTATCGGAACATGGAAATAAGTTAGAAGCAACACTTAAAGAAGTGAAAACTGCTGGAGTAGAAGAGGTAATAGTCATTGGAAATAAAAATGATATCAATAGTAAGATGGGAGCCATTACAAATTTTAATTCCATTCAAATCATAGAATGTGAAAATAATAGTTTTTTTTCAATAGCACTTACGATAGGTAGTAGGCATTCAAATGCTAATATATGTGTTTTCCTGGAAGAAAATAATAGTATTACGTCTAAAGAAATTAAATCTTTACTTCAATCGATTGAAAGCGGAGCAGGAATATCACTTTTTGAACGTAAACAATTATTAGAAACAGATAAAGCACCTGATTCTGTAAGTATAGGTCAATACTTTATAAATATGTGCATATCAAAGCCAGAACTATTAAACAATGGGTTGTCTACGTTTCCTTTTGCAATAAATAATCTGAAGATTTCCGAATTTATAGAAGAGGAATACCATTGTAACTCTACTTTGGTATTTTTAAAGGCAATGCTGGCAGACGTTAAAGTAGATGTCATTAATCAACCCCATTGGGCACAAATAATCAATAACAAAATGCAAAATGAAGAAATTTTAGGAGACCAATTAGAAGCTCTAACATTTCTATTGAATATAACCAATGAGCGTGGTGGATTTACTGATGGAGGAAGAAGGAGGGGATTTTTGTGAACAATAGTCTAACAGTAGTTATTCCGTACTGGAACAAGGAAGACTTATTAAAGGATGTAATTCAAAATGCATTGTTACTAAATCCAATAGAAGTAATAGTGGTAAAACCAGAAAATAAGAATGTCAACAGTATAGAGCTAACTTCTAATAAAAAAATAATCTTTGTTGAATGGAACAAAGAAAATTCACCATACGATAAAGCATTTACGAAAGCAAGGGGAGAGATTTTACTATTTATAGATGGAAATATCCTATATAAAATGAGTGAGTTATTAACATTTATACAACCTATTGCTACGGGTAATTCTGATCTCGTGTTAAGAGATTTAAATCCACTAATTATGAAGGGAGAGGTCTTAAGCCCTTTAATGGTTTGGTGTCAGAATATAAATGAAATTATTGGACATACAGATCTTGGTATCAACAATATCCTATCTTTTCCCTTTGCTTTTAAAAAAAGATCAGTTACATCAATGAATATGAAAAATCCTATAGTTTCCTATTTGGAGTTAATTCAAAAAGGAACTAAGATCACTAAGAGCTTTGTTACTCCAAGGGAAGGACTCTTTAAAGTTCGACCATTTAGTCATGAAGAAGAATCAACATATCATAACTGGATATTGGACGCTGTGGGTCATTGGTTAGAAATAAAAGGTAAAAGGGGTGCTCTTAGCGATGGTGGCAAACGATTAGATATTTTAGAAGATTTGAAAGTTATGAAGGGTCCACTTAATTGTAAAAGCGGATGGGGCACCCAATCTTCATTTTATAAGGGGAAGAAATTATCAATAATTATTCCAGCTCAGGACGAAGAGTTAACAATAGGAGAAGTCATCCAAGAGTCTAGAAAACTGGAACCTTACGAAATTATCGTTGTAGTTAATGGTTCAACAGATAAAACAGCTGAAATTGCTAAAAATCTAGGTGCAACGGTAGTCGAATATCATGAGAGACTGGGTCACAATGTGGGACGTTCCATTGGTGCTTATATTTCTAAAGGCGATATTCTTCTGTTTATTGATGCTGATTTCCCTATCAAGACTAAAGAACTTCTTCCTTTCGCTACATCTATATGTAATGGAGTAGATATGGCACTTAACGATTTAAACAGTTTACTTCCAATTCAGTTCCCTCTTCACAATGTTAGTGCATTTAAGTATGGCTTAAATATACTTTTAGATAAAGAGTTACTTGGTATCGGTTCACTTTTAGCAGTACCACATGCTTTAAGTAGATCTTGTTTAGAACATATTGGTTTTGAATCGCTGGCATGTCCAAGTCTTGCACAAGTGAAAGCGATCGAAGGAGGTTATACGGTCTCATGCGTCCAACAAGTAGATGTTTTAAGGCCAAATAAAATACGTCCAGAACAGCATCTAGGAAGTTATATTCATGGAGGAAGTAGACAGTATGTTTTAGAAAAAATATACGCAGACCCCAAGTATACTTCCAATAAAGTAAAATTTGAAAATCATAAACCAATACAAATGGGCTGGGGATGTTTTTCAAGTTTATATCAAGGGAAACAATTATCTGTCATTATTGCAGCACAAAATGCGGCACAAACAATAGAACAAGTTATTAATAAGGCAAGGAAAATAGAACCCCTGGAAATTATTGTTGTATTGACTGGATCAACGGATAATACAGAAGAAGTAGTTAAAAAGCTTGGTGTAACTCTTTTTGTATTTAAAGAAAACATTGGTTTAGGCCAAGCACGTTATATTGGTGCACTCTCTTCAAAAGGGGATATCATCAATTTTGTGGATTCATCCCAAAAAGGACAGACACCGGCTGAACAAAGAATCATCGGGGATCATTTGGAAGCAATTTCTCATTTTATTCATCGCAGAAAGACTACAAATAATTAACTAAAAATTCAGACTTGTTAATAAAATATAGTTGGAGGGAGGATAAAATTGGTTAATAAAGTATCTGTAATATTAATTGGCTCTAATATTTTTGATGAAGTACTCTTAGAAAAAGTCTGGTCAATCAAACCGTTTGAAATAATCGTAGTGTTATCGAATGAAGAAAATAGTGAATTTATTTCAGCTGTAAAATCAAAATCCTGTCAGATAGTAATTAGTGACGGAAATCAAGATAATAACGGATACGTATCAGCCTTAAATAAAGCTAAAGGTGAAATAATCCTATTTTTAGATAGTCGTTTATCTTCCATTAGTTCGGAGGAAATAAATAAATTTTTAGAACCTTTAACTAATAAACAAGCTGACGTGGTGTTAAATAATTTAATACCAAACGTTTTAAAAACTAGAAATAAACAATGGCCAGATCCAATTAGATTATGTAAGGAAGTGTATAATGATAGTCTAGGTCACAATTCCCTTTATATTGATACTCTGCTTTCGTTTCCTCATGCCTATAGTCAGCAGGTCAAAAATAAATTAGGAATCGACTGCTTTTTTAACTTAGCTGTAGCACACATGCAAATATTAGAACATGGATTTAAGATAG containing:
- a CDS encoding glycosyltransferase family 2 protein codes for the protein MEVSVVVPVQNEEHTISQVLGELRKIQPKEIILVLNGSNDKTGEIAKNYGCKIIYYEEALGNDIGRAIGAKHCTGDCILFVDGDIKVQYKELQHFINAIREGFDVALNDLSLLANSKSRPHFTTVSKIAVNEYLHQSELSLNSLLAVPHALSKNAINSIGWKNLADPILAQAIAVAKGLRICAPTTVDVITTNRIRPIHVQLDERSGFAKTTSRIIGDHLRAIRYIVDTYGPRGAFKSSTKNRQKLYKLISPKSKKDIKYSAVIMLSEHGNKLEATLKEVKTAGVEEVIVIGNKNDINSKMGAITNFNSIQIIECENNSFFSIALTIGSRHSNANICVFLEENNSITSKEIKSLLQSIESGAGISLFERKQLLETDKAPDSVSIGQYFINMCISKPELLNNGLSTFPFAINNLKISEFIEEEYHCNSTLVFLKAMLADVKVDVINQPHWAQIINNKMQNEEILGDQLEALTFLLNITNERGGFTDGGRRRGFL
- a CDS encoding glycosyltransferase family 2 protein, whose protein sequence is MNNSLTVVIPYWNKEDLLKDVIQNALLLNPIEVIVVKPENKNVNSIELTSNKKIIFVEWNKENSPYDKAFTKARGEILLFIDGNILYKMSELLTFIQPIATGNSDLVLRDLNPLIMKGEVLSPLMVWCQNINEIIGHTDLGINNILSFPFAFKKRSVTSMNMKNPIVSYLELIQKGTKITKSFVTPREGLFKVRPFSHEEESTYHNWILDAVGHWLEIKGKRGALSDGGKRLDILEDLKVMKGPLNCKSGWGTQSSFYKGKKLSIIIPAQDEELTIGEVIQESRKLEPYEIIVVVNGSTDKTAEIAKNLGATVVEYHERLGHNVGRSIGAYISKGDILLFIDADFPIKTKELLPFATSICNGVDMALNDLNSLLPIQFPLHNVSAFKYGLNILLDKELLGIGSLLAVPHALSRSCLEHIGFESLACPSLAQVKAIEGGYTVSCVQQVDVLRPNKIRPEQHLGSYIHGGSRQYVLEKIYADPKYTSNKVKFENHKPIQMGWGCFSSLYQGKQLSVIIAAQNAAQTIEQVINKARKIEPLEIIVVLTGSTDNTEEVVKKLGVTLFVFKENIGLGQARYIGALSSKGDIINFVDSSQKGQTPAEQRIIGDHLEAISHFIHRRKTTNN